The region NNNNNNNNNNNNNNNNNNNNNNNNNNNNNNNNNNNNNNNNNNNNNNNNNNNNNNNNNNNNNNNNNNNNNNNNNNNNNNNNNNNNNNNNNNNNNNNNNNNNNNNNNNNNNNNNNNNNNNNNNNNNNNNNNNNNNNNNNNNNNNNNNNNNNNNNNNNNNNNNNNNNNNNNNNNNNNNNNNNNNNNNNNNNNNNNTAATGGagatggtgtagttaggtaggagtaatgaagagagagaaaggtaggtagaagagggagagtaatgggggagaagtgttgaggaagaagaagagtgagagtgggaggatgtgggaggtaggggaaagggaaaagaggggggaggggaggggatgggtgggaaaaaggtggtgggttggtgcggattagcagtagcgcgggacgtaaaaTGCGCTGCTGATACGaaagtagtagcagcgcgtttttggcagaagcgctactactaaccaGGACAAAAAGTGTGTcccatttgaaaattagcagcagtgaCCTcataaaaagcgcgctactactaaatcCATAGCACTAGCGCGGCTCACGGGACCGTGCTGCTACTAAATGGAGTTTGgggggcactgtcggtcgatatttgtagcagcgcgggtaacaccaagcgcgctactgctaaacgcttgtcagtagcgagttttacccacccgcgctactgctaattagcagcagtgcTCCTTTTTGagccacgctgctgctaagattctgtgtataggcttttccctatagtagtagttagctaggagtaatgaagagagagaaaggtaggtagaagagggagagtaatggggggagaagttttgaggaagaagaagagtgagagagggaggatgtgggaggtaggggaaagggaagagaggagatgggggaggggaggacgAGTGGGAAAGGTGGTCGTGTGTTGCGTCTTAGCAGTAGTGCGGGAGGGAAAACGCGATACTGATAAGAGCGTAGCAGCAACGCGCTTTccccacacgcgctactgctaagcggggcCAACTGTGTGCCCAATTGCAAAATTTGCAGCAATGACCTGagtaaaaagcgcgctactactattgtgttagcagtagcacgtgtcgtgacaccgcgctgctgctaaacttAGGTTGGTGGGTACTGTTGGTCGATATTTATAGCAGCGCGGTTTGTCcagcacacgctactgctaaatatgTATCAGTAGCGGGTTTTGCTTACCAACgccactgctaattagcagtagcgatccTTTTTGtgtcgcgctgctgctaagattctgtgtataaggttttccctagtagtgacaagtgaataattcataggcatttcttgacacttaccgatattatcaattctttgacattcaacccaagataaaacaaacttacgggcatccttgacaagagtaggccaataaaaactagattccaataccttgtgagcagttctatctcccgcatggtgccctccatacgctttagagtgacatttccataggatttgttcctgttcatgctcaggtacacaacatctcatcataccatctactccttctttataaagatgtgggtcatctcaAAAGTAATGTCTTGAAtcgtagaagaatttttttcttttgttgatatgtgaagctaggtggtatgtagcaacaatataattaacgtagtcagcataccaaggagtattatgagaaacatttactgcagctagttgttcatccggaaagctataatcaataggtagtggatcatcaagaatattctctagcctagacacgttctcagctatggggttctcatctccttttctatctgcaatatgtaaatcaaattcttgtagcaaaagaatcCACCTAACgagcctaggtttagcatctttcttttccacaagatatttaatagcagcatgatcagtgtgaacaattactttgcaatcaacaatataagatttaaatttgtcacaagcaaacacaactgctaaaaattatttttcagtagtagcataagttCTTTGAGCACTGGCTAAAGTTTTGATAGCATAATTAATAacatcaatttcttatcaactctttatcctagaatagcaccaacagcataatcactagcatcacacatgatttcaacaggcaagttccaATCGGGTGGTTGAACGATatgtgcagaagttaaggctttcttaagtgttttgaAGGCTTATAAacagtcatcatcaaaaacaaatggaacatccttctataaaagatttgtaagaggcctagatattttagagaaatgtttaataaatctcctatagaaaccatcatgaccaaggaaactacaaatacctttaatatctttataatatgtcattttctcaattgcatcaactttagctttatccacctcaatacctcgtttaGAAATTTTATtcgccaagacaataccttcattaaccataaagtggcacttctcccaatttaagacaagattactttgctcacatctctgtaaaactcgatcaaggttgctcaagcaatcatcaaaagaattttcataaacagAAAATTTATCCATGAAAACCTcggcaatcttttcacaaaaatcgaaGAATATACAAGTCATACATCTTTGataggtagtaggtgcattgcgtAGACCAAACGGCATACGTCTATACGCATAAGTtctaaaagggcaagtaaaggtggttttctcgtgatcaggttgtgaaacaggtatttgagaaaaacaagaatatccatcaagaaaacaaaagtggGTTTTCTTAGATAATCTTtccaacatttgatcaataaaagacaAAGGGTAATGATCATTTATAGTTGATGTATTTAGTTTTCtagaatcaattaccattctataaccaatAAAAATTCTTtgaggaataagttcatttttatcattaggaacaacagtaatacctcccttcttagggacacaatgaatgggaCTTACCCATCTGCTattagctatgggatagattatacctgcttctagaagttttaatattttagttcttaccacttctttcatcttaggattcaaacgtcagtgatgatcaacaacgggtttagcatcaggtttcaTATTAATCTAGTGCTGACAGAGAGTGTGACTAatgtccttaagatcatcaagagtatatccaatggcagcacggtgcttcttcggaattttcaataatctttcttcttcatgctctgagagATTAGCACCAATAATGACATGATATATGTTtttctcatcgagataagcatatttcaaagtgccaGGCAATGGTTTTAATTaaaacacatgatcacctttaggtggaggaggacctcctagagtttcaataggaaaattgtgtttgagcagaggtcgttgttcaaagaaTTTTTTATCTATttaatttctttcatgcatatgcatagcattttcatggtctagcaagtattgttctagtggatcagtaggaggcacggcaatagaagcaagagaaattatttcatccttactaggtaattctttcttatgaggttatctactaaacttggagaaattaaactcatgagactcatcaccaaagcaaacaccgacaatttgtttttcacaatctattttagcattaacggtgttcaagaaaggtctaccaaagataatgggacaaaaatcatcttgtggggaaccaagaactagaaaatcagtaaggtattttattttcccacacaagacttcaacatagctAACAATCGcaggtggtgtgatggtgtctctattagcaagtttaatagtaacatttatgtcttctattttagcgggtgctatgtcattcataatgtcTTAGTATAAGATAAAAGGAATGGCACTCACATAAACCAtgttaacaatgatctcctattttacccgagacaacaggcatgccaacaacaggtctatgtttatctttttcatcagttttagcaattctagcagcttcatcgtagaagtaaataacatgcccattaatATATTCTACcaggagatatttaaccatagcaacactaggttctactttaatttgtccaGCAGATTTAGGTGCTTTAATATTAGTtttgcgaaccacagttgaagccttagcatgttcttttatcctaacagggaaaggtggtttttcattaTAAGCAGTAGACACAATTgcatcaacattgtaaataatagtttcatctttatctATGGCTGGTTCTTTAataggaggatgatatttaaaccacttctccttagggagatcaacatgggtagaaaaagattcacaaaaggaggctactatctctgagtcaagtccatatttagtgctaaacttgtgaaaagcatcggtacttataaaatatttaacacaattagattcaagcttaatacctgactctttaccttcattgagttctcaatcttcagagttgcgttaaaTACTTTCTAGAaggtcccacctgaattcaatagtcttcttcataaaagaaccagtgcaagaagtattgagcatggatcgATAATCATGAGAAACttgagcataaaaattctaaatacTAATTTccctagagagctcatgattggagcataaatataacattgacttatgcctcgcccaagctagagtgatactttctccttcacgaggcaaaaaaattatatatataattccgatcacgatgaactagaagcATAGGATAAtgctttttttaaaatttcaatttcaatcgattccagttcctagatccaatatcatcgcatagtctATACCATCtgaatgattttcccttcaaagataaagggaaaacattcttcttagcttcatctctggataAACCTGCAAACTTAAatgatccacaaatttcatccacatatatcatgtACATATCAGGATGtttagttccatctcctgcataaggattagctagcagttgttctatcaaacCCAaacgaatttcataaccaatattttcagtaggtgcagtaggttgaggagccacTAATTGTGCTTCCAATCaaggcgaagataccccgaacaaacccagcCAAGGATGGTTCTCCattgtaacaagtgacaataaatttcagcacgtagtaataattttcccTTACCAATTTCTACTTACCATAAGCGCTTCActccttggcaacggcgccagaaaagagtattgatcatgcacaagtatagggtatcaatcatagtcctttcaagtAATAGTGTCCCTCGCCGACAAGTAAGCCTCCTCCAAGCTAGGTGTATTGCATCACCATTTTTCTTTAGACCTATTTTCTCTTTCATGCACTTGTATTtgttgtgtgattttttttgaaaaggggcgctttattacttaaaaggtttaagcattacacccggcctctgcataactaagatgcacacagcctatAAAATCCTCACAACaagccaaaataaaagaataaGGCAATATACAAGGAAAAATGAATCTTGTATAATGCCTAAACCGAAGGTGGcccaatcctaagatcatgctgccacccaCGTTGGATAAAAATATCCCTCGCCGTAGCCTCCAATCGTGTAGACACCTCTATAAATAGGTCTCGAATCTCCACTCattgtagagaggaccataaacgaagagtccaggaacatctgtagataacctgcataagagaagtacttttatcactaaaaaccttatcatttctacatagccaaagcgaccaaatcacGGCAAGCGCTTCCACCCTGAAAAGAATTCTAAACTTCTGATCAATCTCATGTAGCCAGTTGCCAAATATattagcaacactacaaggaggatacaagacaaaagctatttggatgactgaccatatagaaaGAGCCAATTTACATTggaagaataaatgttttattATCTCATCATGCGGACAAAAGACACATTGTGTACTTTCATGCCAATTCCTCTTAACCAGGTTATCTTTTGCAAGAATGGCTCCGCGATGAAGATAtatgcaaagattttattcttaagaggtatgTTCATCTTCCAAATCTTCTTATTAATATCAACCGACACGTTAGACTGGATCAAAGCTCTATACATAGAATCCACTGAGAATTTCCCATTCCCATGTAGGTTCCAACGAAATACATCGGACCCTTGTGACAAATGTACCGTGGCTAGCCGCTGGAGTAGTATGTTCCATGATTAGAGTCTAGGTCCAATTAAATCCCTTCTGAACGTCACATTTGGCGGAAATGATTCCAAAACCTTGGCGATAGCATCACCCTTGTGACGCACAATATTGTATAGGGCTGGATATTGTTCACGGAGTGTAGCATTATCTTGTCACTTATCCTCCAAGAATCTAATTTCTAAGCCATCCTTAATGAAGAAGGAACCATAGCGGAAGAAATATTTCTTCGATGCCATTTGTTGTGTGAATATGGTGATTGCTTTATCTAAAAAATGAAATGAAAGTGAGCTTTGAAAGGATAAAGGTTTTCCGGTTGAACTACATAAAAGTGTAGAGTTTTTTTTGAGCATAGGATAGATTTTCAcccccaaaaagaagaaaaaaaacactCTTAAGGATAAATCTAGGGGGCAACGTGGACTTCCCTGGAGCCAGAGAAAAGAGATGCAGTGGCGGCGCGGATGGGATTCGGTGAGAGATCGCAAGAGTTTGCCTGGGCTGCAATGCAACGAGTGGGAGGAAAAAGACTCGCCCAGGGCGGGGCGTATCTGAGGACAAACCAAGAGGAAGTTTGCACGATCTTTCCTGTGGCAACACAAGACACGTGCGAGCGAACTTGTTCTCCACGACGCTCCAACCAACCGGATCCAGTGAGGAGTAGGAGATAGCTTGGGAAGAAAGCATGGCACGTATTTGCCAAGAAAGCACGTCCACGCCGAACCTCTCTATAAAGTACTACGTGCAGTGGACACAAAGTATCATCATCATAGAAAAATAAGCATCCATCTCCTCCCTTCAGCCCACAGGCAACGAACACACACGAGCGCGCACGAGCGAGCGAGAGGGAGAAAGATGGCGAACCTGTTCCTGAAGCAGGCGAAGCACTACGCGGCGGCGCGGCCTGACTACCCGGCGGAGCTCTTCCAGTTCATCGCGTCCAAGACGGCGCGCCACGACCTCGCGTGGGACGTCGGCACCGGCAGCGGCCAGGCCGCGGTCTCGGTGAGCCTCCCTCCCCAAGTCCCACCTCTCTCCATCCCTGCCGTCCATGAGTTTCTCTTCCTCTTTGCTTTCTCCATAGCGAAGCCACGGTAGTATAGAGATTTTGACTTGTCATGGAGCTGTAGCTGCCTTTGAATCTTTTACGGACTAGTCTCCAGCAATTTACAATCAACATATATGTGCCTTTTTATGCCGACGTTCCTTTCCATGGACCCATGCTGAATCGTTGCAGCCACTCGATCAGCATCCCCTTTTTAGCTAGCTAGTGGAATCGTACTATATCTCACTACCTCCAACCATTTCTTGCATTCAACATCAGCAATTTCTAGTGGAATCCAGATAGATAGACTTTGTAGTACAGCAATTGACTTGTCCTGGCTTCTCGTGCGTGTGGCTGCAACGCATGCAGCTGGCGAAGCTGTACAAGAAGGTGGTGGGCACGGACACGAGCGCGCAGCAGCTGGCCTACGCGCCGGCGCTCCCCAACGTGCGCTACACCCACACCCCGGCGGACCTGCCGCTCGAGGGCATCCACGCGGCCGTCGCGCCGCCGGGCACCGTCGACGTGGTCACCGTGGCGCAGGCCTTCCACTGGCTCGACCTGCCGCGCTTCTACGCGCAGACCCGCTCCCTCCTGCGCGCGCACGGCGTCCTCGCCGCATGGTGCTACACGGAGCCCCGCGTGGGCGCCGCCGTCGACGCCGTCTTCTGGCGCCTCTACGACGGCTCCCAGCCCCACTGGGCTCCCAACCGGAAGAtggtcgacgacgagtaccgcagcGCCTACTTCCCCTTCGACCCCGTCGACGGCGAGACCCACACTGGCCCCTTCGAGTTCTCCACCGAGCGCCGCATGGACCTCGACGACTACTTCACCTACATCAAGTCCTGGTCCGCGTACCAGACCGCCAAGGACAATGGCGTCGAGCTGCTCGAC is a window of Triticum dicoccoides isolate Atlit2015 ecotype Zavitan chromosome 2B, WEW_v2.0, whole genome shotgun sequence DNA encoding:
- the LOC119361944 gene encoding putative methyltransferase DDB_G0268948, with translation MANLFLKQAKHYAAARPDYPAELFQFIASKTARHDLAWDVGTGSGQAAVSLAKLYKKVVGTDTSAQQLAYAPALPNVRYTHTPADLPLEGIHAAVAPPGTVDVVTVAQAFHWLDLPRFYAQTRSLLRAHGVLAAWCYTEPRVGAAVDAVFWRLYDGSQPHWAPNRKMVDDEYRSAYFPFDPVDGETHTGPFEFSTERRMDLDDYFTYIKSWSAYQTAKDNGVELLDDETVREFADAWGGDRQEVKTVTYPIFLRIGKVRP